One genomic segment of Penaeus chinensis breed Huanghai No. 1 chromosome 13, ASM1920278v2, whole genome shotgun sequence includes these proteins:
- the LOC125031396 gene encoding uncharacterized protein LOC125031396, with product MAVKGVMFILFALCSCGHGVEVEAEGGSGGRYLSDSQLFTLGTVNISNLILFGLGALLALALLAVFSNTPRAARYVQPAYARESAAYERSQDVHRNLEEAQEKYQ from the exons ATGGCTGTCAAGG GCGTGATGTTCATCCTCTTCGCTTTGTGCTCCTGTGGCCACGGCGTCGAAGttgaagcagaaggaggaagtggaggaaggtacTTGAGCGACAGCCAACTCTTTACCCTTGGCACCGTTAACATCAGCAACCTCATCTTGTTTGGTCTCGGCGCCCTCCTGGCACTGGCACTGCTGGCTGTCTTCTCCAATACCCCTCGTGCTGCTCGCTACGTCCAGCCCGC GTACGCCCGGGAATCCGCGGCTTATGAACGGAGCCAAGATGTGCACAGGAACTTGGAAGAAGCTCAAGAAAAATACCAGTAG